In Citrus sinensis cultivar Valencia sweet orange chromosome 3, DVS_A1.0, whole genome shotgun sequence, the sequence ACTAGTTAATTTAACAGTTGTAAACCATTGAGCTACATGAAGGGATTGAAGTatgattaaatgaaaaatacagcACTTTTGAAGTATTACATCATCAATACCAACCTGAAGTAAGAGAACAACTTCAGAAAAAATGTCACCCATAGGAAGAAGTTGCTTGATTACATCTGTACTGATATTAAAGGGTATATTGGCAACCACctgcaaagaagaaaaaggttacccagaataaataataatggatATATGTTGAAAAAGTAATGATTAACCAGAGAAAAGGAAGAGAATTTCATTTCCAAATGGACAAATgttgaataatatatttaaaagaatgttCTCAAGCTTGAAACtcaatgtatatataaatcttACTTCATATTATTGTTACATGTATATCATCACATTGTGTTCAAGTGTAGATAATATACAGTAAGCATCTTTACTCCACCACTTGATGCTACAAAAATTTTGGAGATAACATTTGTGTAGGAATTTGTAACTTATTCTCACCTTAGCAAACCCTGAGCTAGACTTTCTTCTTTCAAACAACGACAACATATGGGAGCGGATGTGACATTTGACAAAATCCTCTTGCAGAACCTAAGGATTTTAATTAGCGAAATAAAGACTTCAAACTAGCACAATTCAATCATACTGAAGCAATTAAGCTCACAACAAACACCAAGAGCTACAAATAACAAGTACAATTCACCTTGAGCTGGTCTATACTTGCGAATCTTTCTCTCACAAGACCAACCATATGCTGATCCTGTAACTCACGAAAACAAAATTCCTAAACatttaattcataatcatGGCCGtaaacaataacaatttgCGGAGATGTTGTAACCTTCTCGATGGCTAGGACAGTGGCGCCGGCATTTAACAGAACATTAGTCAAAGAACCGGTTCCAGGCCCAATCTCTAACACGATGTCACCTTCTTGAACGGCGGCGGCGGCTGCAAGCTGATCGTTTATTTCAGAATTTAACATGTAAtgctgccaaaaaaaaaaaaaaatgcctaCTAAGCATTCGACAAATGTCCCCGTTGAATGAACTAGGCAAGTTACAGACAAGACCTGTCCGAGGGATTTTCTGGGGAAACGGCCTTTGGAGTTGAGGGCTTTAATAGTTGCGTGATAGTCGTCGTCTTGGCTTCTTGCGCAAACAATGCATGCAGATGCTGCTCCTTTTTGTACGCCGGCGATGCTACTGTGGGCCGGGCGTGTTGGTTTCGGTAGGAGAGGATTTTGGAAGACAAGTAATGTGGATGTGGTCATAGCTATCCTATGTCTGTTCTGGTTCTGCCTGCCTGCTCTCTCTCGATTCTTTAATCCAGAGAGAAAAgtgtatttaaatttaatttgctaaataattataatccaAGAAATGTGACAATCTCATCGACGAACGACAAGTCggtttatacaaaaaaaaattgactagGCAATTCGCCCTTTTTTTCGTTCTTTGATTTCTCTCGTCAATGTTACCGATGACAAGCCGTACATCTGACTACAATACGTCCCGAGGATTCGATAAATCACGGAAACGACTTGACGTTCAGTTAGAGATTTACAACCAACTTCTGCAACTAACTCACCcatcttattattatattcgtTCCTCTGAAACCAACAGGCAAGCCATCAACCTCACCCGGGACCccatatataatataacatgCTTGCTCTATCATTTGACAAATAAATTGACTTgagaaattgtaaaataaataaatatccaaTAGCATGGATTCATCACCAGAGTCAATGACATTATAAACGGAtatcaaattcatataaataacATTTAACAATCTGAGAAAATCACGGTCACAGCATTGGCTGCATTGAGAAGCGCCACTGTGTTACTATTTTACACACAAAGGTCTTAATCCAGAAACAaccaaatatataaaacaaactATCGATCCTTTCCTGCACCTTCTTTATGGCTGAATTTGATATCCAGGAAACACTGATGCCAGCATCTAAGTTCAAAGTTCATAGCCTTGTCactacagaaaaagaaaatccacaATGAGATTAAACTAGAATGAAGTTTCAGAGAGTGAGCATTTAATAAACTGGAAgcaaaatgacataaaatctACCAGAGATCATCAAAATTCTTACGAGGAATAATTGAGTCGATACCTTTTTCATATCAAGCTCTACTTTTCCAGCACCATATACATCATATTCTTCTGGATACAGTGGTGCCGGACCAGGCGGGAAATTCTTTTGCCACCGCTggtctttttcttcttgttgatTTAATGATGAAGGCACTTGCATTCCAATATCTAAGCGTGAATCTACATTAATGGAGGAAGCCATTTTTCCAATAAGAAGTTCTTCCCCATTAGACTTTACCATCTGATGGAAACCTGCCAACTTCTCATTGCTAGTGATTCCAATTCGTGCATGTCTAGAACAGGGATAAGAAAAATCTAGCTGGTTAATGGCTGGCGCCAATTGCTCATATTTACAATCTGATGTATCATTACAACTCCACCCTCCATTATTAAGGAAATGTATAGAACTAGCAGAAGGCACAAGGATGCAACAATTGACATCATTCTTCTGCTCCTGGATTCCAACTTCTGGCTGATGACATGCAGTCATGGTTTGCATCTCCGGAAATTGGAATAATCCTCCTTGGATATTGCTTGTTGATGAAAGATTGCACAATGCAACCTGAGATTCACTGTAATCCCTGTTCACTGTCTTTCCTATTGCATCTTGTTCTCGTTTCAAGGAGAGGCGATATTTCTGCAAAGATAATAGTACATGAaaactttattattgtcacatcaaataattttttatagttgTATTGAAGTCACTTAAcctcaaatctttttttatagttGTATTGAAGTGgaaattgtgaaaaatatttgcaaATGCTAcacttgaaataaaatataattccAGAAATCACAGAAGTCACTTATCTTCAGAGTACACACCTGTAAATGacttgaaatattttctttctttagtcCTGGGACATTCATATGCTGAAGTATTTTCTTTGGATGTGCtcctaaattgaaaataaaacaagaaaatagaTCAGTTACGATCATTACCAATGGTACAAAATATAGTGAGATGCTCTGTGGAACTCAAACCCAGAACCTATTTTATTTACCATCAATGCCTAGCACTCTGACAGCTTGCAAGAATTTATTATGTAACTCACTAGTCCAAGTTAATTTTTGCTTCTTTAGGGCTGATGCATCATCATTGACTCCCCCTACATTTTTGTCCACCTCTGTTGCTTCTTTCCTTTTGGGATCCTGATGACTCTTCTTCCATTTGTTTGGAAGTGTATGATTATCTGTATCATCGGATGAAATGCTACTAACCCCTTCAGTAGCTACCATTTTATCTGTCTTCTTCGTGAATGCAAACTGCCAAAGGTTTTTAACGTCGCTCATGCTGATTGGCTTCACAAGATAAAAGTCAGCACCTTTGAACAACGTACCTAGCATGTCATTTTCATTGCCATCGGCAGACATGACTATGTTTGGGAAACACATTAGAAGAAAACATCATCAGAGAAGGAACAAattgcaaattttatttaactgaaTACAGATGGCAAAACTGGACTTTGGTGTTACTTACAGATAACTGGCAGTTTTGACATTTCTCTCACTGTTTCAAGCAGTTCATATTTATCCATATCAGGTAAGTGAGTCTCTGCTAGGATAATATCGAGTTCATCTGCACATCCCCGGACAACGTAAAATGCATCAGCGGCTCGTTTAGCAGTCAAGACTGCAGATTAAGGCAGAGTTAGAACTTTTTGCAGAAAGATGAAGGTGAGCAGGATCCCTTATTAGATAATGACTATATTTTTATGCACAAACCATAATATATGCACCATGTCACTATGTACACAAGGAACTAAAATTGGATGCTTCACCAATCTCAGTATCCGACATGAggattttcactttttatctttgaacaACAATCAACACCAAATGGTGAGTTTAAGGAGAATCAGAAGTATCCCAGACATCAAAGCCACAATTAGGGTATAACAATACATCAAGTGCTAGTCAACCGCCAAGCATCTAGATcgcagaaaaatataaatgctaGTAAATTGCAGTCTAGATCAGGGAAAAATATCTGTTAGTAAATCATAAAGAATCTAGATTGGAGAAAAATACATTAGCTATCTACTTCTTATCTAAAGATTCTGATGAGAGAAGTgatataaaagagaaaaacaatcaaACTCAAAGATATACCTTCATATCCAAACCAACGGAGCATTTTTGATAGGATCACAAGACATGTAGAGTCACCATCCATGATCAAAACACTAATACCTCTTGGTGGTAGCATAGCACTTCTACCAGATTCAACTGAGATTGCCTTCTCACCGTTCATGAGAGCGGACAGTCTGAGACAGCTGTACAAGCAAAATCTTTTGTATTCCTAGAGATATTTTCAGCAGATATGATACTAAGCATACAATTATATATCTTTgaataaaagtattttatttCGCTTCAGTCGGTTACAACTATAGTTTTGCCAAATGTAACAAGAAAGCTCCCACCTGCAATTGAAATTTGAGTAGTGATTTTGCATATGGCAACATAGACTTGGTGAGTGATCTGTGTATCCTATTTTCcacttaaaatatttcataatttattaggGACCactatataaagaaaaaaagacttACATGGTAAAAATGTCAACCTATAGTCAAATGCCTATATGACAAGTTATTTATTTCCATAACAATTGCCATATCAAATATTACGAGAGTCCACATCACTTGATAATTGGTGTCCATATCAGTGAGATTGTAATATCTTTCAGAAAGAATACATAAATACATACCTTAAATAAGTTACCTTTCGAGCATATCTCTCACCTTCTCAATTTTGTAAGACAGCAATGCATTGAGTTCTTCAACTCTGTAGAGTTTGCAAACTTGAGATGATATTCTTCCAGCATGACACACAAGCacattttgattctttt encodes:
- the LOC102623217 gene encoding ribosomal RNA small subunit methyltransferase, chloroplastic isoform X3, whose amino-acid sequence is MTTSTLLVFQNPLLPKPTRPAHSSIAGVQKGAASACIVCARSQDDDYHATIKALNSKGRFPRKSLGQHYMLNSEINDQLAAAAAVQEGDIVLEIGPGTGSLTNVLLNAGATVLAIEKDQHMVGLVRERFASIDQLKVLQEDFVKCHIRSHMLSLFERRKSSSGFAKVVANIPFNISTDVIKQLLPMGDIFSEVVLLLQEETALRLVEPSLRTSEYRPINIFVNFYSEPEYKFKVPRTNFFPQPKVDAAVVTFKLKQATDYPAVTSTKSFFSMVSSAFNGKRKMLRKSLQHLCTSLEIEKALGDVGLPATSRPEELTLDDFVKLHNLIVQV
- the LOC102623217 gene encoding ribosomal RNA small subunit methyltransferase, chloroplastic isoform X1 → MTTSTLLVFQNPLLPKPTRPAHSSIAGVQKGAASACIVCARSQDDDYHATIKALNSKGRFPRKSLGQHYMLNSEINDQLAAAAAVQEGDIVLEIGPGTGSLTNVLLNAGATVLAIEKDQHMVGLVRERFASIDQLKVLQEDFVKCHIRSHMLSLFERRKSSSGFAKVVANIPFNISTDVIKQLLPMGDIFSEVVLLLQEETALRLVEPSLRTSEYRPINIFVNFYSEPEYKFKVPRTNFFPQPKVDAAVVTFKLKQATDYPAVTSTKSFFSMVSSAFNGKRKMLRKSLQHLCTSLEIEKALGDVGLPATAAADYKFPITLPSTEYTLFMEHNLISYGSRQWFS
- the LOC102623217 gene encoding ribosomal RNA small subunit methyltransferase, chloroplastic isoform X2, yielding MTTSTLLVFQNPLLPKPTRPAHSSIAGVQKGAASACIVCARSQDDDYHATIKALNSKGRFPRKSLGQLAAAAAVQEGDIVLEIGPGTGSLTNVLLNAGATVLAIEKDQHMVGLVRERFASIDQLKVLQEDFVKCHIRSHMLSLFERRKSSSGFAKVVANIPFNISTDVIKQLLPMGDIFSEVVLLLQEETALRLVEPSLRTSEYRPINIFVNFYSEPEYKFKVPRTNFFPQPKVDAAVVTFKLKQATDYPAVTSTKSFFSMVSSAFNGKRKMLRKSLQHLCTSLEIEKALGDVGLPATAAADYKFPITLPSTEYTLFMEHNLISYGSRQWFS
- the LOC102623217 gene encoding ribosomal RNA small subunit methyltransferase, chloroplastic isoform X4, encoding MTTSTLLVFQNPLLPKPTRPAHSSIAGVQKGAASACIVCARSQDDDYHATIKALNSKGRFPRKSLGQHYMLNSEINDQLAAAAAVQEGDIVLEIGPGTGSLTNVLLNAGATVLAIEKDQHMVGLVRERFASIDQLKVLQEDFVKCHIRSHMLSLFERRKSSSGFAKVVANIPFNISTDVIKQLLPMGDIFSEVVLLLQEETALRLVEPSLRTSEYRPINIFVNFYSEPEYKFKVPRTNFFPQPKVDAAVVTFKLKQATDYPAVTSTKSFFSMVSSAFNGKRKMLRKSLQHLCTSLEIEKALGDVGLPATV
- the LOC102621926 gene encoding two-component response regulator ARR2 isoform X2, giving the protein MNGEKAISVESGRSAMLPPRGISVLIMDGDSTCLVILSKMLRWFGYEVLTAKRAADAFYVVRGCADELDIILAETHLPDMDKYELLETVREMSKLPVIFMSADGNENDMLGTLFKGADFYLVKPISMSDVKNLWQFAFTKKTDKMVATEGVSSISSDDTDNHTLPNKWKKSHQDPKRKEATEVDKNVGGVNDDASALKKQKLTWTRAHPKKILQHMNVPGLKKENISSHLQKYRLSLKREQDAIGKTVNRDYSESQVALCNLSSTSNIQGGLFQFPEMQTMTACHQPEVGIQEQKNDVNCCILVPSASSIHFLNNGGWSCNDTSDCKYEQLAPAINQLDFSYPCSRHARIGITSNEKLAGFHQMVKSNGEELLIGKMASSINVDSRLDIGMQVPSSLNQQEEKDQRWQKNFPPGPAPLYPEEYDVYGAGKVELDMKK
- the LOC102621926 gene encoding two-component response regulator ARR14 isoform X3 — its product is MNGEKAISVESGRSAMLPPRGISVLIMDGDSTCLVILSKMLRWFGYEDELDIILAETHLPDMDKYELLETVREMSKLPVIFMSADGNENDMLGTLFKGADFYLVKPISMSDVKNLWQFAFTKKTDKMVATEGVSSISSDDTDNHTLPNKWKKSHQDPKRKEATEVDKNVGGVNDDASALKKQKLTWTSELHNKFLQAVRVLGIDGAHPKKILQHMNVPGLKKENISSHLQKYRLSLKREQDAIGKTVNRDYSESQVALCNLSSTSNIQGGLFQFPEMQTMTACHQPEVGIQEQKNDVNCCILVPSASSIHFLNNGGWSCNDTSDCKYEQLAPAINQLDFSYPCSRHARIGITSNEKLAGFHQMVKSNGEELLIGKMASSINVDSRLDIGMQVPSSLNQQEEKDQRWQKNFPPGPAPLYPEEYDVYGAGKVELDMKK
- the LOC102621926 gene encoding two-component response regulator ARR14 isoform X1; translated protein: MNGEKAISVESGRSAMLPPRGISVLIMDGDSTCLVILSKMLRWFGYEVLTAKRAADAFYVVRGCADELDIILAETHLPDMDKYELLETVREMSKLPVIFMSADGNENDMLGTLFKGADFYLVKPISMSDVKNLWQFAFTKKTDKMVATEGVSSISSDDTDNHTLPNKWKKSHQDPKRKEATEVDKNVGGVNDDASALKKQKLTWTSELHNKFLQAVRVLGIDGAHPKKILQHMNVPGLKKENISSHLQKYRLSLKREQDAIGKTVNRDYSESQVALCNLSSTSNIQGGLFQFPEMQTMTACHQPEVGIQEQKNDVNCCILVPSASSIHFLNNGGWSCNDTSDCKYEQLAPAINQLDFSYPCSRHARIGITSNEKLAGFHQMVKSNGEELLIGKMASSINVDSRLDIGMQVPSSLNQQEEKDQRWQKNFPPGPAPLYPEEYDVYGAGKVELDMKK